The Phoenix dactylifera cultivar Barhee BC4 chromosome 12, palm_55x_up_171113_PBpolish2nd_filt_p, whole genome shotgun sequence genome has a window encoding:
- the LOC103709927 gene encoding organelle RRM domain-containing protein 2, mitochondrial-like isoform X2: MAAVRAGFRRLFSISAFSPPLPAAAASAAEPSSNLFVSGLSKRTTSEGLNEAFSKFGQVVQARVVTDRVSGYSKGFGFVRYTTVEEAAEGIKGMDGKFLDGWVIFAEYARPRPPPQGPPQP; encoded by the exons ATGGCGGCGGTGAGGGCGGGCTTCCGGCGGCTTTTCTCCATCTCTGCCTTCTCTCCTCCGCTTCCCGCAGCCGCCGCTTCGGCGGCCGAGCCGTCGTCCAACCTCTTCGTCTCAG GGCTTAGCAAGCGTACTACATCGGAGGGACTCAATGAAGCGTTTTCAAAGTTTGGTCAAGTAGTCCAAG CAAGGGTTGTGACTGATCGTGTATCAGGATATTCTAAAGGTTTTGGTTTTGTAAGATACACAACGGTAGAAGAAGCAGCAGAAGGCATAAAAGGCATGGATGGCAAG TTTCTGGATGGTTGGGTTATTTTTGCTGAGTATGCTAGACCCCGGCCGCCTCCACAAGGACCGCCACAACCTTAA
- the LOC103709927 gene encoding organelle RRM domain-containing protein 2, mitochondrial-like isoform X1, translated as MAAVRAGFRRLFSISAFSPPLPAAAASAAEPSSNLFVSGLSKRTTSEGLNEAFSKFGQVVQGICFFLRTSMRDPIHKMLTVIYVHITARVVTDRVSGYSKGFGFVRYTTVEEAAEGIKGMDGKFLDGWVIFAEYARPRPPPQGPPQP; from the exons ATGGCGGCGGTGAGGGCGGGCTTCCGGCGGCTTTTCTCCATCTCTGCCTTCTCTCCTCCGCTTCCCGCAGCCGCCGCTTCGGCGGCCGAGCCGTCGTCCAACCTCTTCGTCTCAG GGCTTAGCAAGCGTACTACATCGGAGGGACTCAATGAAGCGTTTTCAAAGTTTGGTCAAGTAGTCCAAGGTATCTGTTTCTTCTTAAGGACTTCTATGAGGGACCCCATCCACAAGATGCTAACTGTAATTTATGTGCATATTACAGCAAGGGTTGTGACTGATCGTGTATCAGGATATTCTAAAGGTTTTGGTTTTGTAAGATACACAACGGTAGAAGAAGCAGCAGAAGGCATAAAAGGCATGGATGGCAAG TTTCTGGATGGTTGGGTTATTTTTGCTGAGTATGCTAGACCCCGGCCGCCTCCACAAGGACCGCCACAACCTTAA